DNA sequence from the Candidatus Kaistella beijingensis genome:
TTTTGAAAAATTAATTGTTATTGCTTGATCCTGATAAATTTTGTTCCAATGAGCTCCATATTGAATTTCTATAAAAGCAACTTTTCTGTTGGATGTATTGAAAACTAAATCACTTTTCAAAATAAATTCAACATGATTTTCCTTTGTTTTGCCTAAAATTGGCGCCAAAAGACTAATTTCATTTTCGTTGAAAACATTTTGTGACTTATCGGTAATAACATATTGGTTTTTTGTGTTTAGTGCTACACTTTTAGACTCCAAAAAACTTGGTTTAATGCTTTCAAAATCTACGATTAATAAAGAAAGCGGAATGTAGTTTTTGCTAAAACCTTCATCTGCTTTTTTCTGTATGACTTCTAAATTCGGCATCCTTTGCAGAAAATCCGCTCTCTGCATTTCGTGATAAACCTGAAGAAAGTTTGCCGCTGAAACACCGGTTGGTTTTAATTCATTTGCTTTCGAAACTGCGAAAACACGGTCGTAAAGTATTTTGGTTTTGGTATCGTTCTTCAATAAGTCAAACGATTGATCCTGCGAAAATCCATGGATGACGAAAATCCATAGGAATAAAAAGGTAAATTTAGTTTTCATAATAAATTAATTTCATCAAATATAAAGATTTAATGAAAACAATGTTTACTACGCACTGTATATTATAAAAATTATTTTAATGGATCAAAATTTTTGATTGAGGCACAAAAAAAGACCGTTCTTTCGAACAGTCCTTTTACAATATTATAAAAAGTATTACACTTTTTCAACCTGCATATAGCTCAACTCCATTGGAGTTTTTCTACCGAAAATCATTACAGAAACTTCAATTTTCTTTTTGTCTTCGTGTAATTTTTCGATCGTTCCGTTAAATCCGTTGAATGGACCATCGATTACTTTTACGTTTTCTCCTACTACGAACGGAATTGCAGTTTCCACCGCGAATTCTGAAAGTTCATCCATTCTTCCGAGCATTCTGTTTACCTCAGATTTTCTCATCGGAACAGGATCTCCTCCTTTCGTTAAACTCAAGAAAGAAATAACGCCTGGAATATTTTTGATGATGTGAGGAATTTCACCTATAAGATTGGCTTCCACCATTAAGTAACCCGGATAATAAGGTTTTTCTTTTGGCACCTTTTTACCGTTTCTCATCTGGATCACTTTTTCCATAGGAATAACCACCTGAGTTACGAAATGTTCGAAACCAAGCCTCTTCATTTCGTTCTCAATATAGGTTTTCACCTTATTTTCCTGTCCGCTGATGGATTTCAGAACATACCACTTCAAGTCACTCATTTGGGAAAATAATTTTAATTAAAGAGGTTGATAAAGAGTGTAAGGACGTTAGTAATAGCCTTACTAAAAGCTGAATCAACACCGAAAGTAAATAATGCCAAAATAACGGTTGCCACCGTTACCACTATTGTAGATGACTGCAATTCTGACCATTTCGGCCACTCTACCTTATCTTTGAATTCGTGATACGAACCTTTTATAAAATCAACTAAGCTCATTATCTTTTTTTTGCACGGGCACAAGGATTCGAACCCTGATCAACGGTTTTGGAGACCGGTATCCTACCATTGGACGATGCCCGTAGTTATAAAAAGTTCCGCAAGTTTCCTTACGGAACTTTTAATTATTTAATTAGAAATTAATCTAAGATTTCAGTTACCTGACCTGCACCAACTGTTCTACCACCTTCTCTGATCGCAAATCTAAGACCTACGTTAAGAGCGATTGGTTGCAACAATTCTACAGTAATTGTTAAGTTATCACCCGGCATTACCATTTCTACACCTTCTGGCAAGAAGATTTCACCAGTTACGTCAGTAGTTCTTACGTAGAACTGTGGACGGTATTTGTTGTGGAATGGAGTGTGACGACCACCTTCTTCTTTAGACAAGATATAAACCTCAGCTTTGAATTTTTTGTGTGGTTTCACAGATCCTTGCTTAGCGATTACCATACCTCTCTTGATGTCGGTTTTTTCAATACCTCTCAACAATAGACCCACGTTATCACCAGCTTCACCTCTATCCAAGATTTTTCTAAACATCTCTACCCCAGTTACAGTTGATGTTAATTTTTCATCACCCATACCTACGATATCAACAGGATCACCAGAGTTGATTACACCAGCCTCGATTCTACCAGTTGCAACAGTTCCTCTACCTGTAATAGAGAATACGTCTTCGATTGGCATCAAGAACGGCTTATCCTGATCTCTTTGTGGTTGCTCGAT
Encoded proteins:
- the nusG gene encoding transcription termination/antitermination protein NusG; protein product: MSDLKWYVLKSISGQENKVKTYIENEMKRLGFEHFVTQVVIPMEKVIQMRNGKKVPKEKPYYPGYLMVEANLIGEIPHIIKNIPGVISFLSLTKGGDPVPMRKSEVNRMLGRMDELSEFAVETAIPFVVGENVKVIDGPFNGFNGTIEKLHEDKKKIEVSVMIFGRKTPMELSYMQVEKV
- the secE gene encoding preprotein translocase subunit SecE; the encoded protein is MSLVDFIKGSYHEFKDKVEWPKWSELQSSTIVVTVATVILALFTFGVDSAFSKAITNVLTLFINLFN